In a genomic window of Lathamus discolor isolate bLatDis1 chromosome 4, bLatDis1.hap1, whole genome shotgun sequence:
- the ADGRG7 gene encoding adhesion G-protein coupled receptor G7: MKLKFVEHLDIRILNIIHIQAHREMNNSVHSLGLENNQTDISDNDPVQKQCDQVDEALNITLSSREAFQIKHKYAKPLEYISYIGVGLSMADVVITILFQKFTRKTRKSSVMWMLVSLCSCMLIFNIIFITEIENRNARNHSDSTTSHYQQYLPYDTISNTLLTSDLVDPPTDSWCTAVAVLLHYFLLATFMWSALSSAQLYFLLLTAMKPLPEHFLITMSVIGWGIPAVVVAITLGDTYREGKALNCRKAGRIVSSCVITTLTISQLL; this comes from the exons ATGAAGCTGAAGTTTGTGGAGCACTTAGACATCAGAATTCTGAACATCATTCATATACAAGCCCACAGGGAAATGAATAATTCAGTCCACTCGCTAGGACTAGAAAATAATCAAACGGATATATCAG ACAACGATCCTGTGCAAAAACAGTGTGATCAAGTAGATGAAGCCTTGAACATAACACTTTCCTCAAGAGAG GCCTTTCAGATCAAACATAAATATGCAAAGCCTTTGGAGTATATTTCTTACATTGGTGTTGGATTGTCCATGGCTGATGTGGTCATtaccattttgtttcaaaaattcACTAG GAAAACTCGAAAGTCATCTGTGATGTGGATGTTAGTGAGTCTTTGTTCCTGTATGCTAATTTTTAAcatcatcttcatcactgaaatTGAAAACCGAAATGCCAGGAATCACAGCGACAGTACTACCAGTCACTACCAGCAATACCTTCCTTATGACACTATCAGTAACACCTTACTCACATCTGACTTGGTAGATCCTCCCACAGACTCCTGGTGTACAGCTGTGGCTGTCCTACTGCACTATTTTTTGTTGGCGACATTTATGTGGTCAGCACTCAGTTCTGCACAGCTGTACTTCCTGCTGCTTACAGCCATGAAGCCCCTGCCTGAACACTTCCTTATAACCATGTCAGTAATCGGATGGGG AATCCCTGCTGTAGTAGTTGCAATAACACTTGGAGATActtacagagaaggaaaagctttaaaCTGCAGGAAGGCAGGTAGAATTGTAAGTTCATGTGTTATTACAACACTTACTATCTCTCAGCTTTTGTGA